In one Fusarium falciforme chromosome 5, complete sequence genomic region, the following are encoded:
- a CDS encoding D-aminoacyl-tRNA deacylase, which translates to MKVILQRVLSASVTVDKEMISSIGKGVLAFAAVAPGDTEKEADLMAAKVLRMKLWDDDEGGKWKRSVADIEGEVLCVSQFTLLASTKKGAKPDFHGAANPEEARRLYHYFVQKVRAGYQEERVKDGQFQAMMEVALVNDGPVTLELKNGAKTD; encoded by the exons ATGAAGG TCATCCTGCAGCGCGTGCTGTCGGCGTCCGTGACGGTGGACAAGGAGATGATCTCGTCCATCGGCAAGGGAGTCCTCGCCTTTGCCGCCGTGGCCCCCGGGGAcacggagaaggaggccgacCTGATGGCGGCCAAGGTGCTCCGGATGAAGCTctgggacgacgacgagggagGCAAG TGGAAGCGCAGCGTAGCTGACATTGAGGGCGAGGTCCTGTGTG TGTCGCAGTTTACGCTGCTGGCCAGCACCAAGAAGGGCGCCAAGCCCGATTTTCATGGCGCGGCCAACCCGGAGGAGGCGCGGCGGCTCTATCACTACTTCGTGCAAAAGGTGCGAGCCGGGTACCAGGAGGAGAGGGTCAAGGACGGGCAGTTccaggccatgatggaggtggCTCTCGTCAATGACGGACCA GTTACTCTAGAGCTGAAGAACGGCGCCAAGACCGATTAA